From Ignavibacteriota bacterium, the proteins below share one genomic window:
- the rpmE gene encoding 50S ribosomal protein L31, whose protein sequence is MKSNIHPAYKRSHVTCVCGATFETRSTMGNIKVEICSKCHPFFTGKQKLVDTAGRVERFQKRYAKKTQEVATPA, encoded by the coding sequence ATGAAATCAAACATTCATCCCGCATATAAACGCTCACACGTAACTTGTGTTTGCGGTGCAACCTTTGAAACCCGTTCGACAATGGGGAATATCAAAGTCGAAATTTGTTCAAAGTGTCATCCGTTTTTCACCGGCAAACAAAAGTTGGTTGATACGGCGGGACGCGTTGAACGGTTCCAAAAGCGTTACGCGAAGAAAACTCAGGAAGTCGCAACACCT
- a CDS encoding SPOR domain-containing protein: MNENQPLNQPKRPTLHPPDGDPKAKQITLWIVVGVVAIVVVYFLLYSDVFKKEDKPTSQVVIPESSMPEPDTFSQAPGDSMYEEEMPPPIIEEKPKPKIVEKKKEPAPVQTEKGSFTIYVGTFKNKALAEKEKSLFIGKDFDAFLVPKGEMVRVAVGKFSSRSEAKKVADEIKSTMKKDCWVDELK; the protein is encoded by the coding sequence ATGAATGAAAATCAACCGCTCAATCAACCGAAGCGACCGACATTACATCCGCCCGACGGAGACCCGAAAGCAAAACAAATTACACTCTGGATTGTTGTCGGCGTTGTCGCAATTGTTGTCGTCTATTTTCTTTTGTATTCCGATGTGTTCAAGAAAGAAGATAAACCAACATCGCAAGTGGTGATTCCGGAAAGTTCGATGCCCGAACCTGACACGTTCTCACAAGCGCCGGGCGATTCGATGTATGAAGAAGAAATGCCTCCTCCCATAATCGAGGAAAAACCGAAACCAAAAATTGTCGAGAAGAAAAAAGAACCGGCTCCTGTTCAAACAGAAAAAGGCTCGTTCACAATTTATGTCGGCACATTTAAGAACAAAGCGTTAGCAGAAAAAGAAAAGTCGTTGTTCATCGGGAAAGATTTCGACGCGTTTCTCGTTCCGAAGGGCGAGATGGTACGTGTAGCGGTCGGAAAATTTTCGTCACGAAGTGAAGCAAAAAAAGTCGCTGACGAAATCAAATCAACCATGAAAAAAGACTGCTGGGTTGACGAACTCAAGTGA